The following DNA comes from Papaver somniferum cultivar HN1 chromosome 4, ASM357369v1, whole genome shotgun sequence.
GCAACAATTTATAAGATTATGTCTCAGTTATGACTAGTTACGAAAATATGAATGGCTATCAGCTAAGAATTGCCATCCATTTATTTCGTACTTACATAATACTAATTCATAATTTAAGGATAGGAATAACTCGGAGACGCTTAGCCTTCACTAATGTAAGTCCAAATTCTTCCTCCATGTCCAAATCCTCTGGGTTCAACCCATTTTCCAATTCCCAGTTGAATGATTGCAAAAGCAAACCCAGCATTAAATGTACCATTCTATGTGCTAATGGTAAACCAGGACAAATGCGATGTCCTGATCCAAAAGGAATGAACTCAAAATCTTGGCCTTTGTAATCAATTTTGGAATCTAAAAACCTTTCGGGGAGAAAACAGGATGGCTCCGTCCATATGGTAGGATCTCGACTAATTGCCCATGCATTTACAAGTACTTGGGGTACCCTTAGGGATAATGAAATCATGGAATTTAACATCGATTTCTGCTTTGTGAGGAACTAAAAATGGACCAGGTGGGTGAAGTCGTAAAGTTTCTTTCACAGTTGCTTGCAAGTAAGGAAGTCGAGCAATATCTGATTCTTCGACATGTCGGTCTTTTCCAATGATGTTTGAAAGCTCTTGCTGAGCCAACTTCATCTTAGAAGGGTTACGAAGTAACTCAGCCATTGCCCATTCTACCGTTGATGAGGCAGTATCTGTTCCAGCAGCGAAGAAGTCCTGTTTCATACACCATTTTGTAAgtcttgttagaatcaattgtgtttagaaagatgaagaagaattattTAACATAATTTTGGTAAGAAATATGTAAACACAACAGTCATGTGAAATTTGCAGCCACAAGTCCTTGATTTGCCAAATTTTGGAGTCACTTCGCCAGGGCTAAAATGCTGCCAACTTTTGAATCATATTAGTGGGCTGCAAGTTTGAGTAAAAGTCCGGAATTTTTCAAAAGAGCCATCAATCATGGCGCATGCATGCATATATAAAAATTCACAACATACTCCGGGGCTTGGCCATGAGGTTAAAAATTGGCTACAGAAGTAAATGCCAAATTACAAAGAAAAGCAGCACTAACCAGAAGTAAAGCTTTGATGTCATGTCGTTGAAGCTCAATCCCATTTGCAGTGCATGGATCAAGAATCACGTCAAGCAAGTCACCTGAAGTACTATTCTTTGTCTCCTTAGACTGTGATACCAACAATTTCTGATCTATTATCCTATCAAAGACCTCATGCAGTACTCCAAAATGATTCTTCATACGACGTCTATTGCCTCGCAGAtccaaaaatctaaaaattggAAAATAATCAGAAAGACTTGGTTTTCCTAATTCCGACATTACTCCTCTGACAGCAGCCTTAAAAGTGGAACCAGAATCTGAACTGTAATCAGATAAATCGATGGAAAAGAAACTATTCGACATCAGATTAAGAAGAGTAGTAAAAGCAACTTGACCAATGTCAACCACAGAACCAGAGCTTGCGCTTCCGTGAACGTGAGAAACGAGGTCATTAAACTTTTGCTGCCTCAAGTATTGATTTGAATCAAGCTTTTGAGGTGTGAAAAGGAGTGAATTTGCTAGCTTTCTAAGATGTCTCCATTGAGAAGAAACAGGTAACCATACCATTGAATACTTATGATGATCACCTACTGTAATCACATCTAACACGATTCGACTTGAAATAGACTGATCATGCTTTTGAAATAATTCTTTGGCTACTGTTGAAGAAGAAATGACAACTGTTGTTATGGAACCGAGTTTTAACGACATTACCGGTCCGTAAACTTCAGCTAGCCGCGCCAGTGATTGGTGAGGTTTTTCTCCGAGCTGGAAAAGGTTTCCAATGATTGGCAAAGAAACCGGACCCGGTGGAAGATTTGTATGCGAAGATCTTGAAATCCATGAACACGTTTTGAAAAATGCACATGAAACCAAAACACACAGAAAAAGATTCAAGTAATCCATCTCTTTCTGAGTTTTCTCTCTCTCGGAATTAAAATTCTAATAAAGCAGTGAGTCACAAACACAAACATATGAGAGCATTGGCCCTGCGAATCCAtataaataggttcatcaacctcccttaaacaagggtgaagggcttcctccaaattatgcatcaatatttgctttttggtgccgtttgatgtagcgtaacgctcggctattcgtgcacacaattccgactccaagaaagacggaccatcaactatcgggtgttcggagtgaaatttaattgcttacaaaatggatgaatatcattgatgtcaatcacttcaacatacctacccaacttatgacgacacaggagtccaatacctatcatatccttgcaaacacaaaccgtattctcgtcatcataagttttatgtaacttcaattgtttcatcatgtgatttattgcccatcttgaaactttatgaacaactccccttagaagcaatttttccttaatatgttccatcgggaattggtgtacactaaactgcatacatttcctaatctttacgagatcacgattggtgaattcatggattgcttcttggatcgacacaactccattttgactaccaattagtattttctttagtcgaccatgacacccctccgcaatgcttgtcgcctcgttcttgaagttacgatattcatatgtccatgcaaacacaaacctctccttaatcgttaaccattgttttttacaatactcaacaggttttgggtagtccgtgccgtattcatcctcaaatttcttaaagttacattcgtaaatttcctcgggcatcgaccaaacgattttgtcccatgctttcatgaacattttccaaataattccatcctccttccacttttcttcaaataacctatcctcttccttacgttcttccacggttaatttactaatgcgctcatcctcttcctttgacctcttggtacccttccttggtcttttagcttggaaatgatgatggcaattggttttgagattgcattgaatgtgccacatacattgcaagttttgggtttccggaaacactaccgctattgcatgcattaaggcttgatcgttatccgttacaataacccttgaaaaattatcaccgttataaatggacctcaacgtctccaacatccaaatgaaactcacattgttctcatgatccattaaaccccatgcaatcgtaaacgtgtttttgtccgaagtatggcaagcaatgttcaaaaacggcatgttatacttgtttgtcttataagtagcatctatcaacaaaatttgatgaaagcattgagccaattggatcatttcgggatgtgccaagaaaatacgaaccactataccatccttttcttcccttctcaaggtgtagccgtgtaactccgctaaccactccgattgttgcattaccgttctaccatcccattcagtcatTTTGATCGTATCTatggccgacttaattgtagacaaagaagacaagttgtcggggtcgtccgcctttattttacttaagatcacactcgctttttggatccgcatagacctcaccgtctgcatttgatgtggttttaacttggcaaccattacatgtccaattaaatccaacggatcatcatggttgtgacaaccgttatcaactttatacattttatactctttacctttaataccatcgggcttatagaagacaatcttaaatgggcatcctatcttcttggtattgcttcggtgtttcctattcgtcttccgtacgtacttactattctttccctcgtgactctttcgcgtcccacctcgctcacaaatcatttcaaatcgagtgtcactaacatgattattttgaactaccacgcacatgttatcttttgccttgttcataagccattcctttgcctccttcttacttccaaatgtctaaacgtgcataaaacaaaacaaatctaataagcataaccatttaacatataaattttggaaaaaaaagtagtaatgagtataccaaatcgtttgcatagtatagggaagtgacGGGCcttaaatagaaatcatcaacaaactcttcaacggcctgcatatgaaagcaacaaattattatacaataatcggaggttattaaataagtcaaactgccgaatatactatattcggaatcctttcggttacccaaaacacccgatttatgcaaatgaatgtacacagtttactgagtgcaaaaaatgatataatcggaagctaaaatatatagtaaaacagccgaatataaataactgggagataactttaatcgataaacatccgattttcaagttttcggaaattttattttgaggccactgttatattcggcagtcaaataatgttaaactattaccgattgtaaaggataagaatactgagttttgaaattttttgaggaattcgtttttgggacCATTcaggggtaaataactctacataactaccgaatgtagatttttttggaaaaccagtttggggttttttctcatattcggcagtaaactactatcttggaactaccgaatatacatatttggtactcagtgtgttatattcgtacgtttattcgagaaattatctaccgaatctgggtagttcatggcattcaatgcatgcaataatcggtttttcttgtttacaaaagcacacaaacgcatgcaaatcgagtatttgagtttcttaacacaatacctgtgttttacatacatcgttagcttcaatatcaggcgattctccattttcttccatgaaagggtcgtctaggttttcctctccacaaaagtttggatcattcaacatataccccaaatcgtcttctctaaacggtcgtgaaccctcaacattttgttcttcgccatgattctcaccttcttcttcatatccatccatttttgtagtgataaaatgggttttcccttttttccttcacctttttctctataactctaacaactcaaaaatgaaaaagaaatggaaaaaatgaaacagaaatcattctaatactgcaccgactacaatcggaagtctgggtaatattttggcttctgattgcaatcggaggataaaactgttatcatatcctccgaatatataagggcaattttgccattacgaattaaGCGAGATAAGGGTtagctacattttccctttgggtgaccttttttattttattgttggcccctaaattcttttgagtggcccctaaaaacgctgaGGAAAGCAAACACATTGTTTAAATTACAACGCAATTGAAATGAAACTTCTTATTGTAAGTTGACTActgtacatccttgattagacTGTAATTACGTTCACACCAATGGGACATCCTTGATTAGACTGTACAAGATGTTTAGCGTTAGATCTGTACGCGCCACATAATCTCGATCCTTGTATAAGGCTTTCAAGTGACATTGCTCAACCAGAAGAAGCAACATGCAAGAAGGATTGAAGGAGCCTGGGAGGTGACTGCTTCAAGGTGATCACAGTACTCGTCATCGCTCTACATCAGGACCACACCTTAAATACTGTACTGAGGAAAAAACAACCAACGGTAACCAGTTCAAACACCACAACAGGCAACGGTCCTGAAACTAATCGAGGTAATTACTGAATCCAGTATTCCTGTTGTTGAAACTTCAAACACCTCTTAAGTTCAATCTCACCAAACACAACCCATGTGATGGAAAAAAACGAAAGAATTTCCCTAGTGGGTCCTCACTCTAAGAACATCTCCGATGCAAGGGATAAATGTCTTAAAATTTGAATGACACCTATGATTTAAGATTTTTGTACCAAATTTTCATCTCCAATACAAGGGTCAAGGTCATAGAGGGAAATGACATGGCTAAGTGGGGGTAATGGAGAAGTGTAAATAAGACTTTCATTATGACCTTGGGTCTTAAAGCCACATCATtattttgtctctaaatttaaaaatatttgttaGATAATATCTTGGGGGTTGGAGATCAACTTGAGGTAAAAAAATTTacattaattttcttttttgtcaTTTAGTAATGACCCACACATAAAAATGTGTTAATACGACCTCCATATAGGATGACCTTGACCCTATGCATTGGAGATGCTCCGACCAAATAGTAGAGGATCATGTGCACCAAGCCAGACACAACAAATGTGGACAGTAAATTGCGTCCTCCTTTTACCGCAAATGATAGTATATATCAAAGTTTGAGCCAGTAATGGAGTCAGAATCTCTTTGGTTGGGGGGACAACGTATACAGAATAGATAGGTCCGCTATGAAAAATGGCGGCCTAATTTTCCGTCAAAAACTTGCAGATATTTTCACTTTAAGGATTACCTGCTGCGCAGTCCAAGAGACACTGTCAACTTGGCCTCTATTTCAGAAAATAATACATCTACCTCATctgaaaaagtaaagaaaaaggaAGTCATATTTATGAAACAGTAACTTTCATTAACACTCGGAAGTACATTCGATACAATTTATAGGATAATGCCTCAAATTTACTTTGTCACAGGAAATCATGAAATGTAATAAGCCAGAACTCCCGTTTACAGGATACATATCCAAAGTGCAGAATAATTTATGACCTAATAACCGGAATAGCTTGGAGCCTGTTAGCCTTCACTAATGTAATCCCAAATTCGTCCTCCATATCCAAATCTCTTGGGTTCAACCCATTTTCCAATTTCCAGTCAAATGACTGTAGAAGCGAACCCAACATTGAATGTACCATCCTATGTGCTAATGGTAAACCAGGACAAATCCGACGTCCAGATCCAAATGGAATGAACTCAAAATCTTGGCCTTTGTAATCAATTTTGGAAGCTAAAAACCTCTCAGGCTGAAAAGAAGTTGGCTCCGTCCATGTGTTAGGATCTCGACTAATTGCCCAAGAATTGACAAGTACTTGGGTACCCTTAGGGATAACGAAATCGTGGAACTTAAAATCAATTTCTGCCTTGTGAGGAACTAATAATGGAGCTGGTGGATGAAGGCGCAAAGTTTCTTTCACAATTGCCTGCAAGTAAGGAAGTCgaatgatatttttttcttcgatAGGTCGGTCTTTGCCAATGATGTTTGAAAGCTCTTGTTGAGCCTTTAGCATCTTAGATGGATTACGAATTAGTTCAGCCATTGCCCATTCTATCGTGGATGAGGCAGTATCTATACCGGCAGAGAAGAAGTCCTGATTCATGAACCATTTTGTAAGATTTGTCAGAAACTATTGTGGTCATAAAAGGAAGAGGAAATCTAATTTTGGTAAGACATATCTAAACATGGTTTGTTGAAAATTTGCAGCCACAAGTCATTATCTGAAATTTTTGGAGTCATCTAAAACAAGACTAAAATTTTGCCAACTTTTGAGTCATATTTGTGGGCTGCAAGTTCAAGCTATCAAGCATGCTACTATATGCAAAAATTCACAGCAATACCAAGGAGTAATTAATTATAAAGTAAAATGTCAAATAACAAAGAAAACTAGCACCAACCATAAGTATAGCTCTAATTTCACGCCGTTGAAGTTTAATCCCATCAGTGCATGGGTCGAGAATCATGTCAAGCACATCTCTTGAAGTACTACTCTCTGTCTCCGCAGACTGTGATAACAACAACTTCTGGTCTATTATCTTATCAAATATCCCATGCAGTATTACAAAATGATTCTTCATACGACGTCTATAGCCTTGAAGATCCAAAAATTTAAGAATcggaaaataatcagaaaaattTGGCTTGCTTACTTCCGTCATTACTCCTCTAATAGCAGCTTCAAAAGTGGAATCAAAATCTGAACTGAAACCAGCTAAATCAACTGAAAAGAAAGTATTTGATAGCAAATTTAGAGCAGTAGTATAAGCAACTTGACCAATGTCAACCACAGAGCCAGAGCTTGCGCTTCGGCGAACGTGACAAATAAGGTCATTTAACTTTTGCTGCCTTAAGTGTTGATCTGAATCAAGCTTTTGTGGTGCGAAAATGAGTGAATTTGCTAATTTTCTAAGATTTTTCCATTGAGGAGAAACAGGTAACCATATCATTGAAGTGTTATGATGATCACATACCTTAACTGCATCTAAGACGATTCTACTTGAAATAGATTGATCATGCTTTTGAAAAATTTCTTTGGCTATTGTTGAAGAAGAAATGACAACTGCGGTTATAGAACCGAGTTTTAAGGACATTAAGGGTCCGTAAATTTCAGCAAGCCGAGTCAGTGATTTGTGAGGCTTTTTTCCGAGCTGGAAAAGGTTTCCAATGATTGGTAAAGAAACCGGACCAGGTGGAAGATTTGCATGCGAAGATATAGTAATCCATGAACACATTTTAAAAAATGCACATGAAACCAAAATCCACAGAAAATAATTCAGGTAATCCATCTCTTTTCTCTCTCTCAAACTTAAAATTCTGATAACAGTGAGTGAGAAACACAACATGAGAGCACTGGCCCCTGGGAATTCATATACGTAGAAGAAAAATAAATGGTGGCGCATAGTGAGAGTACCAATTCATATTGACTCTTGAGCAAAACGATAGTAACCACATATCGTGGCCTCATAAATCATATTCATGTACCCCATACACATGGATAAGGGTTATCGCTAAAAATGCAGTAGTAGGGTCTATAACACGTCGCCGtagaccaaaaaaaagaaaaagaaaaaatctgtagccgccaccaccaccaccacgtcATCTCCTACTGTAAGGCTCTCAAGTGACATTGCTCAACCAGAAGCAGCAGCATGCAAGAGGGATTTTATGGAGGTGAGTGAATAAGTGATCAACAACTCTGCACCTATGATTAGAATGAGTTCTAGGAGGAACCAAATGTGGACACAATATAGAAAAAGATGAACTTTGGATTTAAATATTGTTTATAATTATAAACACCAGTAAGACCACAATTAAACCCTTTAGGGAGTAGATTAGAAGGTTCTGAGAGAGGGATTTGTTGAGTTGAGGATCTTTGGGAGATGGGTTTTGTTTGAAATTAATGGGAAAACAAGCAATAAAAATGAAAGATTGGAATGAAATATATGGTGATGATAAAGGGCCTTGATTGAATGAgaaaagaagaagtttgaaatTAGCAAGCCAAGCTATAAAGAAACCAATGATACCAAGGAGATGGATTGATGAGACTGACTGGGAGGATTGAAGTGAATCTTAAGAATCCTTTTGGAATGTTTCTTGAGATCAAGTATGAGTAAGTTGAACATATAAGAATGGTAATCCATATGCTTATTTCGGGTAGACCATCAAAAGCAACATCAAACAATTTTTTAGTCTGAGTCCACTGACGTGTATTTAATggttaagaagaaaaattataGCATAGACAATTTGGCCAATTAGTCTTTAACTAGATTTTTTGTCCGTGCTACGCCCGGGCAGCTTCTCAAACTTGGTTCACCAATTTAATCTACAACTACAAACTACAAATACAATGCATCAATGCCTCTTTCTTTGAaccatattttgtattttgtaaagctcggcttcgcctcgtcccagtccccatttgatttggtaaagctcggtttcgcctcgccccagtcccgatatgatttggtaaagctcggcttcgcctcgccccagttccgatatgatttggtaaagctcggcttcgcctcgcccaagtcccaatatgattttgtaaagctcggcttcgcgtcgccccagtcccgatatgatttggtaaagctcggcttctcCCAAGTCCCCATTTCTTGTAATCTTATTAAAGTTGCTAGAACTCTGAAATTCACGTGTGTCTTGATGAGAGTATAATCATTCTTAAGAAATTATGTGTTTTGATTAGTTAGGAGTCAACTATTCTTCATATGCACTTTCCCATTTAACAACAAAATGAACACCGGCCTCGCTAAACCACTTCTGAGATATCCTACTCATCATGTTGTTGAACTTCcattaaaaatataaacaattataATATGAAGAAGCATATAAAAATGACATTTAAGAAAACATTGAGACGATGAAAAGCACCGCCATAATGCACTTATACTCTGTCTCTTCAACTGAGAAAGGAAGTGGTTCAATAGAGAACGTGAAATTATCCGGTAGCTTGATTGAGTGGTTTTACACTGCAAAGTTCTCTAAATGATAGTGTCATTGCAAAATCGAATGCTTTGGCAACTGGTACTGCCACCTGAATCCCCCACTTGTGTATACTGAAAATTGACAGAAAAGAATTGTAAAATCAAATATGTTGTGGTAACTACATGAGATAAGATTATGAAGGTCCGACTCTGCTTCTCATTAGGAACAAAAGGGCACCACAATCTAGTATACTTGGAAACTACAATGTGCTTTCTAAGTTGAACAGAGATACATTCAGTACCTACGTATGATACATAACATGCACCGCAACAAATATGAAGGAAATGGTACGACAAAACCAAAAAGGTGTGCTTTGTCACAAACTCTGTATACAAAAAAATAGGTATAACTAAATGCAATTTAaccgaaaaataagaaaaataagctCACATTTAGAGCATGAACTAAAACATAATGtgtatacaaaaaataaaaaaatagatatATATTTGAGTTAGATAAAACCAATTCTCCGCTTGTGTGAACCTCTTTCAACAATAATGTTTTTAGGATTCATGACTGTTGGGTCATGAACATGTAACAACTACACCGAGAAGGCTAGCGCCATATGTTGGTGCTGATTTATACATAGTTTCTCATCGTTCCCATTCTTGATGTTGCGTAATGCTTAAGCTTTATTATAGACCTCATCGTTCCTTTGTATCTCCCTTTACTGCTGTGGATGGGCGTCCTGATAAATTAAATATACCGACAACTTTCCAGTTCACCAAATATATATGGACAATGAAACGAATGACTGCCACATAAATTACTTTTGGAAGCTAGCCGAGCAGCAATATCAACTGGAAAGGCATTAGTTTTCCCGGCTAGAATTGGGTTAGAATTAACATGTCTAACTGGGTATAAGGATTTGTGCAAGGAACCGTAGACGTACAAATGCTCACCAAGTTCATATGTGAGCAGCAATTTCTCCATTTATAGCATGAAAAGAGTTCAATAACTATTCCTTTTTCTGTCCTATGAAACAGTTAATAGTGATTCACAGTTTGCATAAGTAACAGGACATCATCAACCTAACCAATGTAAAATACGCATACCTTAGTTCTACCCTTAACTTGAAGGTATCGCACAATTCGTTGGCTTCCACATCATGAGACTTAAAATTTGGAGGGCCTAATCTTGAGCTTTTGTTGATTTCAGCTAGCTTGAGAACTTTCTTAAGCATTTACACAAAAATATCCTTAAACAAATTTCCAGATTTAATATACTGCCAAGTTTATTAGCTGAACGACAGAAGCTAAACATACACACAATCAATGAATAAGAAAATTGGTAACAGTTTACTATAAATATTTGATAGTAGTTCATCTACAATATCTGGTACAGCGAGAAAATTTGGAGGCACAGGTAGTTTTTGTAGAATGTACCACTCCTAAGAAAATTATCCTTTTGCATCaagcttttgttttttcttttatccccGCGGgaattccttttaggatttccaGAACCTTGCAGTAAAGAATGCCACATTAACAGTTTAGTGTTCTATTAAAAGTTGCAAACAAAAGAAAGACTATTCAAACAAATTCATTATGTACAAATTGAATGTAGTATAAGCAAATAAGAtagagtaaagaagaaaaactatTGAAGAGATGCTTTAGACAGTATATAATCACAAAACCTATATTTATTCCTTGTAGACTTGTTGTCCATGTTTTCAGGGATTTTGTGTAGTGGAATATGCCCAGGTCCTTCGTTCATCACCTATGAGCACATAAACAATAATACTTGGCTTTCCATAGACATGCTATGGTACATAAGGGTGCTTTTGACAGAGAAAAAAACTAATGAACAAAAAGGAAAATAGGAAGAAACCGTGAAGCATATGATCACTTGACTTGCAAAATCAGAATGTAGTTTACCTATACGTCCTTCTCCCACGCTCGACGTGTTAGCTCTTCTTGTGTCAAAAGCTCGGAAAATTGAGCGGTATCATTAGCATCATAAATTGATCCAGGCCTCAGTCCATCACCTATTCATAAAGCCACCTCAATATTGATTACGGATGTCGAGGATATCATCCCAGTGCTCATAAGCGAAATTCTCCCTGTAATAAGCCAAGCACTATTTTGGTGTGACGAAAAATCGTACCTGATGAAAACAAAGCTGCTTAATCTATGCGCCTCACTTCTTTGTACTGTTTATAGACTCATagaatcaaagagacacaaacaaAAGGGTTAGGGTTCGGTTCGCAAACAGAAAAATCCGAAATAAAACGAAATAAAAACAActataacaaaataaataacaaacaactaaatcttGTTCATCCATCATCTTACCTTGAATACTTGTAATCCCTAAGAATGCATCTAGACTTCAAGTTTGATAACGCCACAGAGTTCATCCTTCAACCTTGATCAAGTCTAACTAATTTCTACTTGATCCAGTTTTGTTCATCTCACCTGCACATGAAACATAAATTAAGGTTTACGTAAAGGATTGTTGTGATTGTagaacataaattagggtttacgTAATTACTGTTCCAAAATCTGTAAAAGAACCAACTACCAAcaatcaaaaaaaatataaaaaaataaaggatAACGACGATGAATTAAACATAGAGAAGTAGAACAGGGAGAGGTACATAATGGAAAGCCTTAAGCTTCTGGAAAGTTTATGGTCTCTGGATTGTAGGATTGTTCTCTGGATTGGATGCATATCATTAGTTGTTTGAAGTCTGTACGATCTCTGGATTTAGCTTTTGTTGATAAGGTAACCGAGGATCATTCCAACAGGAATTCTGACCAAGTAATAGCAGGCTAGGTTCACATAATCTATGACACTTTGCCATCCAGCACCAACAGCAACCCCCTGCAAGTGAGTTTTAACGTATCGAATCAATAAAATGTGAGTTTCAAAGTATTGGATCATAGTATCTGGACAGAGCCGGGGCCTATGGCACACACCAGAATCCATTGCCCCATTGATGTAGCTTCTCTGGTAGCAACACCAACAACATCTCTGCAACTACCCATTGCCCCATTGAATGTATAAGTAATTCTGAAATAGAAATTCAATTGAAATTCATAGGGAAAAAAATAGAGAAATATTTGAACCTGGAATATTTTTTCTcgattgatttcttcatatggttgcaaatcgatctcaacccaACTCTTATCATCATCCAAGAACTCTCAAACCCCCATCTCCGATTAACCCATTCTCATTCTTACCGATTTAGACTCATTCTTAGCTGCTCTTCCCAAAACCAAACCCTAGATTACCCCAAAACTAAACCCTAGATTATAATAGAAATCCTGAGATTAAACcctaataaaatcatcaaaatcttGAGCTACAGTATTAAGATCAAAGCAAAGAGGATAGGAAAAAGTCAAATTCATACCTGGTTAAGAGTTATCGTTTGTGTACCTGTTGAGATCGAAAGAGATCATGGCTGAATTCAATTTACCTGTTGATTCGAAATAGAACCCAATCCTCCTCGAAACAACTACTTGAGATTGACACAAGGTTAGAGATTAGGGCTAGGTTATTGAAATCAAAAGATTACGCAAGATTAAAGATTCAGTGAAGGAGACGAAGAATTTTTTCGAAATCAAAAGACAGAGTTGAGGAAACGAAGagttatgttttttcttttt
Coding sequences within:
- the LOC113274967 gene encoding geraniol 8-hydroxylase-like, with the protein product MRHHLFFFYVYEFPGASALMLCFSLTVIRILSLRERKEMDYLNYFLWILVSCAFFKMCSWITISSHANLPPGPVSLPIIGNLFQLGKKPHKSLTRLAEIYGPLMSLKLGSITAVVISSSTIAKEIFQKHDQSISSRIVLDAVKVCDHHNTSMIWLPVSPQWKNLRKLANSLIFAPQKLDSDQHLRQQKLNDLICHVRRSASSGSVVDIGQVAYTTALNLLSNTFFSVDLAGFSSDFDSTFEAAIRGVMTEVSKPNFSDYFPILKFLDLQGYRRRMKNHFVILHGIFDKIIDQKLLLSQSAETESSTSRDVLDMILDPCTDGIKLQRREIRAILMDFFSAGIDTASSTIEWAMAELIRNPSKMLKAQQELSNIIGKDRPIEEKNIIRLPYLQAIVKETLRLHPPAPLLVPHKAEIDFKFHDFVIPKGTQVLVNSWAISRDPNTWTEPTSFQPERFLASKIDYKGQDFEFIPFGSGRRICPGLPLAHRMVHSMLGSLLQSFDWKLENGLNPRDLDMEDEFGITLVKANRLQAIPVIRS